Below is a genomic region from Candidatus Woesearchaeota archaeon.
AGGAGGTAGTGGTGGCGGTCGTGGTGGCGGTTACAAAACTGTTGTACCGACTATAAATGGTGTGTCTGTTTCGCTGACCAACTACGATGTTGCACGTATCCAGTACGGCACGGGTGCCTACCAGTTTGTGTTGAAATCCTCCGGCAAAGATGAGGTTGCTGTACGCATTGCTCAACAAGATTACAACATGATGGCAGGCAGGGCATTATCCTTGGATCTTGATAAAGATGGAACGAGCGACGTCAGCATTAGCTTGGTGTCAGTCACTCATAACTTGGCAACCTTTGTTGTCAAGCTGGGAGCATCTGCGCCAGTTGCAGTAGCACCGGTTGTTGCTCCAGAAACTGCACCTTCAGAGCCCAGTGCTCCATCGGTTGAACAAACAGGAGCAGCAGTGGAAGAAACTGCACCTGCAGCTGCGTACGAAGGAGCACAGGTTGATCAGGAACCTGAAGCATATGCACCTGCCAAGAAGAAACTTGGCGCAAGCACGGTTCTGACCCTGATTGTGGTCGTGATTATCGTGTTGCTGTTGGTGATGCACTTCAGGAAAAAGAAACAGTCATTTTAATCAATTTTTTTTATTTTTATACTTTTTTTAACAATAACGGGTGTTTTGTATGGATGTAAAACAGGTAACAACAAAAAATCCTTTTTTTGCAAGACAAGGCTCTCTTGCTTTGAAGTCATGGCTCACGTTCCTTCTTTTCTTTTTCATTCTCACTACTGCGTTGTCCGTGTATGCTACTGATGCTGATAGTGATGGTTTTGATGACACCACCCCGACTGCAACATTTCCTCGGGACTGTGATGACGACACTGCAGGAACGCGGCCGTTGATGAACAACAGCGATAATTTTATCAACGGTAGTATTAGTGTTCTTAAAATTTGTTCTGGTGCTTCTTACGTCTATGAAAACAGTCTTATTATCATAAACTCATCAAGTAATGCAAATCTCATCATCGGCTGCAATGGCAACAATACTGGAAACACCACCGGGCACGGTGCAAATTTTACTATTAATGCGACCGGCAGCGAGGTCAGCGGCAATGCAAGCTTGAGGAACTGGATACATATCAACGGCACCACCAGCGTCGTTACCATTGAAAACTGCACCCTTATCGGCATTGGTGACAAAAACCAAACCGCAGCTGAGACCAACCAAACAATCGCCGTCAACATTACCAACAGTAGTAATGTTGTCATTAAAAACTTCCAAGTCCGCGACACCAACTTCGGCGGCGTGCACATTGCCGGCGACTCAAACAACATCACCATCATGAATTCAGAATTTAGCAACATCACCGGCGGCACGAGCGACACTAACCTCCACGATGTTATCTGGGCAAAAAATGGAAACAATATTAATCTTTCATTTATCAATATTAGCATCACCGGAGCTAGTTTCAATGCCAGTTCCTCTTTGGGAGTGAACCTTTCCACCAACCGTGTTGTGCTCTACGGCAACCGATTTTCAACGAATGCCCCCTTGCCGTATGTCAAAAGCAACGGCTCAAGCCACATTATCAATAATAACAGTTTTGCCAACGCTACCTACAGCCTCTTTTTGGACAACAGCGACAACAACACCATCCGCGAGAATAACTTCACCAACGGCAAGGGTCAAAATTCAACCGGCATTCATTTCACACTCAGCGACAATAATACACTTTCAGATAATTTCTTCCCCAACATGACTGGCATTCCCGTAACGCTCCACCAGAGCCGTTCAAACTTGTTTACCGGCGACCGGTTTATTAACACGTCCATCGGCATCCGCATTAACACCTCCAGCCATAACCACTTCAGAAACATTACCATCCTCAACATGAGCGATGCAGCCGGCGGTGCAACAACTGCTATCACGGGCGCCATTATTATCGGCAATAATTCAAACAACAACACCATCCTCAACAGTTCCATTGTTTTCAACGGGTCGCTCACTGCAGGCGCCGGTATTTTTGTGATTAATTCGTCTGCAACAAATATCACCCGTAACGACATCAACAACTTCGGCGGAAGCCACGGCATTGTCTTGGTTGATAGCGAAAACAGCACGCTGTCCACCAACACGATACGAAACACGAGCATCGGATTAAACCTTACCGGCCTTTCCGGCGGAAATGCAAATCGACAGGCAAACCAGATAATCAACATAACTATCTACAATGCCACAACCCACGCAATCAATGACACCACAGGTGCAACCACCAACAATAGCATTACTTTTAACACTTCCAATGGGAGCATTATGTGGCGGAATCTTACTGATATGACTGTTTTTACCTCCAACTTTCATCTGGGTTCAAATCTGAGCATTCGCTATAACTTCACGAGTGCGAACATGACAGCGATGTACACAAAACTCAATACCACCGCACTCATTATTTTTATCGACACCAGCAGCAGTTTCCCTGTGCGGGCAGTTGCCTACAAAAACAGCACTCGGTGCGAAGTAGGCACCTGTACATCGCTCGGTGTATCCTCCACGGTGTATGAATTCAACCTCACTGACTGGACGAGTGCCAGCACGCAGGGAGAAATTAACTTAAGCATTGGTAATGCGGTTGATGCTGACGTTGACGGGTTCACGACGACCGGTGGTAACGATACCTTTCCCGTTGACTGTGATGACAGCAGCGCCAACATACGTCCGGTGAAAAACCTCAGCGAAAATCTTGTTGGGTACACGCTCAAACTCTGCCCGGGCACCTACCACAACGCAACGCTTGTTGTGAATGCGTCCAGCAACAACTCGGTTATCGTTGATTGTTCTGGCCAGTCTGCTGCAAACGGCAACTTTTCACTCGGCGGCACGGCGCGTCGCGAATGGCTCCTCGTCAACAACACTAATGCCGGTTCAAATGTTGTCAACTGCACGGTTATGGGTCTGTTCTATGGCAATGGCACGGCGCAGGATCCGAAAGATCAGGCAACAACAACAGTTGGTATCAATATAACCAACAGTAGCAATGTCAATGTCAGCGCCGTGGTACTTAAGCACCTCATCTATCCCGGACTTGTTGTTGGTGGCCTGACTGACGGCGGCAATGGCACTGCGGCGAATATCACCATCCTCAACAACAGCTTTGACAACATCACCGGAGACATGCTCTGGGCACGCATCGGCACGAATATTAACATCACCGGAAATAACTTTACTATTTCGCGTGACAATCAGTCCATGGCGATTAACATCAACCTGACAACGCCGCGTGTGTGGGTGTACAACAACCGTTTCAGCAGCGCTGCACAGGCACAGCTCCGCACTAATGAATCCAGCCACTCTATCCTCAATAACTCGTTTGGTGACGGAAACGCAACGACTGCAGAAATTGCAATTCACAACGGTGACAATCACACGTTCCTCGACAACAACTTCAGCATCTCAACCGCTGCGGGTTCCCGTGCATTGTACCTCGAAGGCAGCGGCAACAACACCATCAAATCAAACCGCGTCATGAACATTACCGGCGGCATTGGTCTCGAACTGAACAGCAGCAGCTCAAACACTATCTCCAATAACCTCTTCGCGAACAGCAGCATCAACGTGCTCATCAACACCTCGTCAAACGATGTCAACTTCAGCAATAATGACGTCATCTTTGCGGTTTCTGCACCGGGCTACGGCCTTGTGGTTAACACGTCTGACAACCTGACGCTCCAGAACAACACCTACCGCAACAATTCGGTTGGTGGGGTTGTCTTCTACAATGCAACTAACATCACAGCGCTCGGCGAGCATGTACGCAATGCCTCGGTATACGGTTTCTTATTCAACCACACATCCAACAGCAGACTGCAAAACATCAGCGCAGACGGAAACAACAACACCCTAAACACCTTTGCTATTGATACCGGTGCCAACCTGACGTTGAATGGTTTCAACAGCACGAATGCCAACGGTGTCGGTCTGTTCCTCATCAATGCAAGCCGAATCAACATCAGCAATTTCAACATCATTAATGCGAGTGCGAACGGCATTAAAATCCTGAATAGTACCAATATCTCTTCAGACTATGATAATGTGACCATCTCAAACATCAATGGCACCTCACTCGCACTGATTAATATTTCTTGGAATAGTAGCTTTGTTAATTTGTCAACGTTGTGGCTTGCTGGTCAGGGTTGGCCGGGGTTGTCTCCGAGTGGTTTCGGTATTTATGTTAATGGAAGTAGTTTCATTTCCTTCCACAATATAACTGTCAAGAATA
It encodes:
- a CDS encoding right-handed parallel beta-helix repeat-containing protein; the protein is MDVKQVTTKNPFFARQGSLALKSWLTFLLFFFILTTALSVYATDADSDGFDDTTPTATFPRDCDDDTAGTRPLMNNSDNFINGSISVLKICSGASYVYENSLIIINSSSNANLIIGCNGNNTGNTTGHGANFTINATGSEVSGNASLRNWIHINGTTSVVTIENCTLIGIGDKNQTAAETNQTIAVNITNSSNVVIKNFQVRDTNFGGVHIAGDSNNITIMNSEFSNITGGTSDTNLHDVIWAKNGNNINLSFINISITGASFNASSSLGVNLSTNRVVLYGNRFSTNAPLPYVKSNGSSHIINNNSFANATYSLFLDNSDNNTIRENNFTNGKGQNSTGIHFTLSDNNTLSDNFFPNMTGIPVTLHQSRSNLFTGDRFINTSIGIRINTSSHNHFRNITILNMSDAAGGATTAITGAIIIGNNSNNNTILNSSIVFNGSLTAGAGIFVINSSATNITRNDINNFGGSHGIVLVDSENSTLSTNTIRNTSIGLNLTGLSGGNANRQANQIINITIYNATTHAINDTTGATTNNSITFNTSNGSIMWRNLTDMTVFTSNFHLGSNLSIRYNFTSANMTAMYTKLNTTALIIFIDTSSSFPVRAVAYKNSTRCEVGTCTSLGVSSTVYEFNLTDWTSASTQGEINLSIGNAVDADVDGFTTTGGNDTFPVDCDDSSANIRPVKNLSENLVGYTLKLCPGTYHNATLVVNASSNNSVIVDCSGQSAANGNFSLGGTARREWLLVNNTNAGSNVVNCTVMGLFYGNGTAQDPKDQATTTVGINITNSSNVNVSAVVLKHLIYPGLVVGGLTDGGNGTAANITILNNSFDNITGDMLWARIGTNINITGNNFTISRDNQSMAININLTTPRVWVYNNRFSSAAQAQLRTNESSHSILNNSFGDGNATTAEIAIHNGDNHTFLDNNFSISTAAGSRALYLEGSGNNTIKSNRVMNITGGIGLELNSSSSNTISNNLFANSSINVLINTSSNDVNFSNNDVIFAVSAPGYGLVVNTSDNLTLQNNTYRNNSVGGVVFYNATNITALGEHVRNASVYGFLFNHTSNSRLQNISADGNNNTLNTFAIDTGANLTLNGFNSTNANGVGLFLINASRINISNFNIINASANGIKILNSTNISSDYDNVTISNINGTSLALINISWNSSFVNLSTLWLAGQGWPGLSPSGFGIYVNGSSFISFHNITVKNTSNTSIIYSNVTGASVIGYCNVTNSSTSVFNIVSDNAALSTSSCTMIVNANMSGATLAVSSDTGTGVAFNVGVNFTGNLNSYVNVSVADLVYVNSTALGGGNLPANITMKGFGYNADGVVVDYEDDGTFHACGSNCTLTSTGTSLSFNVSHFSTYQASARVGGAQGASGAGGSGGGRGGGYKTVVPTINGVSVSLTNYDVARIQYGTGAYQFVLKSS